A section of the Harmonia axyridis chromosome 2, icHarAxyr1.1, whole genome shotgun sequence genome encodes:
- the LOC123673013 gene encoding alpha-1,3/1,6-mannosyltransferase ALG2-like — protein sequence MDFNVYRSDSEVNEPKNHDIIILHDRIARRREDRYIVNFAQCLESSGYQVTLVTSEVDEKNNCLDDIKLAGNIKIEKRVRWIPRHFFGFLRSTLSTYRGLCLALSLLLKSPSKKPCVVLMDVDLIALFALKMLSRFKVFYIEQFRSLRNPEACYDHVQLIPNLFEARWVKLADEVIVESPAFVDIFRRSFPSAVEPKVMIPLVDYGLWIEPGININRIIPDLSEKSVLFVALGKFRRNSNFKLVLDSFEEMLLQSEDSYFKQRAHLIVAGNCRANEERKYYQMFVERLKRRWFAAQVTVLRQIPTIHTKTLLIEASVVLHTSRNDICSDYLLEAMSLGKPIVAVNKGIASKVLENRITGVLVEPQPHLFAAAMMKVASSPHIKNFLGEMAKDAFNHKYSFDSFARRMYNLVQRHVLPLERIMATEKNEGIR from the exons ATGGATTTCAATGTTTATCGTTCGGACTCTGAGGTGAACGAACCGAAAAATCACGACATAATAATTTTGCACGACCGCATCGCCAGAAGGAGGGAAGACAGGTACATAGTCAACTTCGCCCAATGTCTGGAGTCCTCCGGCTACCAGGTCACGCTAGTCACCTCGGAAGTTGACGAGAAGAACAACTGTTTGGACGACATAAAG cttgCAGGAAACATAAAGATCGAGAAACGAGTGAGATGGATCCCCAGGCACTTTTTCGGTTTTCTCCGCTCGACCCTTTCCACCTACCGAGGTCTCTGCCTCGCCCTCAGCCTCCTCCTGAAGAGCCCCTCCAAGAAACCCTGTGTCGTCCTCATGGACGTCGATCTGATAGCCCTCTTCGCCCTCAAGATGCTCAGCAGGTTTAAGGTTTTCTACATCGAACAGTTCCGCAGCCTTCGTAATCCCGAGGCCTGCTACGATCACGTCCAGCTGATCCCCAACCTTTTCGAGGCCAGATGGGTCAAGCTGGCCGACGAGGTCATCGTGGAGTCCCCGGCTTTCGTGGACATCTTCAGAAGGAGCTTCCCCTCGGCTGTCGAGCCCAAGGTTATGATACCACTGGTGGACTACGGTCTTTGGATAGAACCAGGCATTAACATCAACCGAATCATCCCAGACTTGTCGGAAAAATCAGTGCTGTTCGTGGCCTTGGGGAAGTTCAGAAGGAACTCAAACTTCAAGCTGGTGTTGGACTCTTTCGAGGAGATGCTGTTACAGTCTGAGGATTCCTACTTCAAACAACGGGCGCATCTGATCGTAGCTGGAAACTGTAGGGCCAACGAAGAGAGGAAATACTACCAGATGTTTGTGGAAAGGCTGAAGAGGAGATGGTTCGCTGCGCAGGTCACAGTTTTGAGGCAGATACCTACGATCCACACCAAGACCCTACTGATAGAAGCAAGCGTGGTACTCCACACGTCAAGAAACGACATCTGCTCAGACTATCTCCTGGAAGCCATGAGCTTAGGTAAACCTATAGTGGCAGTGAACAAGGGAATCGCCAGCAAGGTGCTAGAGAACAGGATAACCGGTGTTTTGGTTGAGCCGCAGCCGCATCTTTTTGCTGCTGCTATGATGAAGGTAGCTTCCAGTCCCCACATTAAGAACTTCTTGGGAGAGATGGCGAAAGACGCTTTCAATCACAAATACTCGTTCGATAGCTTCGCCAGAAGGATGTACAATTTGGTGCAGCGGCATGTGCTTCCCTTGGAGAGGATAATGGCGACAGAGAAGAACGAAGGCattagatga
- the LOC123673011 gene encoding uncharacterized protein LOC123673011: MVEEEFVYPMRKSFRRRPQSAKEGRTFLNRRAENTPQQTSKSAGRLRNQPIIRQNSSSIGTDTTGAAIKTINNILNGITESVNRLTELQYRIPEKGNSGRNHNVKSAKTPAEAERVPKPPVVKIKTLRKRGKTLSSKLSTINSSWSDVSAKRSGRMSGKVNEKKSQKEKMERMNTEIIEPSTATTPVKKKLKPYTKTSVDRHYGGSGASSKPFEFSPHKLVEIYHNNAAKESDSEEEKNRTKVQMKVKTDNIPHIKIPCHDCGDCKDMKNCSHMREDSYDEPHAPRACYTNRSYELPTIASKMKQAVKLDFNMFNFKAIPFCPVSSTTPSHNIGINIQQVMSIIKTRQPVQGISPTLAHNINLAAEKLNHDPLTSFVSSMTSKMGYGKSACPLNKYSLNYRHLEEMARTVPEEQTEELDSGTNEVGGPSGDMQTRVPPGPNQWTTDSNKRSCTCAPAIGVDFHQVYNKYRNHPTSYDHKNHYTRRTAQTAKPQYHESMSRRIRPASCMDDRYQQEPPAFVQQDPTVTTPLNGKEKNLKDVLMNLHDDFDAMNKRFETLTNQVASGEASKEATDELQELEEQLNKKEEEITIVMSLYKEVLALKQQVKTLTRSSAEINAYRQPRHDDYSAKPAKHITKLLQQIQQQNIYHRNGQNGYVNM, encoded by the exons ATGGTAGAAGAGGAATTTGTGTATCCTATGAGAAAAA gtttCCGTCGAAGACCTCAGAGTGCGAAAGAAGGAAGAACTTTTCTCAATCGTAGAGCAGAAA aTACACCCCAGCAAACTTCAAAGTCCGCAGGTAGGCTAAGAAATCAGCCGATCATCCGTCAAAATTCATCATCCATAGGCACCGATACTACCGGTGCAGCCATTAAGACAATCAACAACATACTGAACGGCATAACAGAGTCTGTGAACCGGCTGACAGAACTGCAGTACAGAATTCCTGAAAAGGGCAATTCAG GAAGAAACCATAACGTGAAATCAGCAAAGACGCCAGCGGAAGCAGAACGTGTCCCCAAACCCCCCGTGGTCAAGATCAAAACCCTGAGGAAGAGGGGGAAGACTCTGTCCTCTAAACTCTCCACGATCAACTCGTCCTGGTCGGACGTGTCAGCGAAGAGGTCCGGAAGGATGTCGGGCAAAGTGAACGAGAAGAAGAGCCAAAAGGAGAAGATGGAGAGGATGAACACCGAGATCATTGAGCCTTCGACGGCTACGACGCCGGTCAAGAAGAAGTTGAAGCCTTATACGAAGACCAGCGTGGACCGTCACTATGGCGGCTCGGGAGCCTCCAGCAAACCCTTCGAGTTTTCGCCCCACAAGCTGGTGGAGATCTACCACAACAATGCGGCTAAGGAGAGCGATTCGGAAGAGGAGAAGAACAGGACGAAAGTTCAG ATGAAGGTGAAAACAGACAACATCCCCCACATCAAGATACCCTGTCACGATTGCGGCGACTGCAAGGATATGAAAAACTGCAGCCACATGCGCGAAGACTCCTACGATGAACCCCACGCGCCCCGTGCATGCTACACCAACAGGAGCTATGAGCTGCCCACGATTGCATCGAAGATGAAGCAGGCGGTCAAGCTCGACTTCAACATGTTCAATTTCAAGGCCATCCCGTTCTGTCCTGTGTCGTCGACCACTCCGAGTCACAACATCGGAATCAACATCCAGCAGGTTATGAGCATCATCAAGACCCGTCAGCCGGTCCAGGGCATTTCCCCCACCTTAGCGCACAACATTAATCTGGCGGCGGAGAAACTCAATCATGACCCTCTGACTTCTTTCGTTTCCAGCATGACTTCAAAGATGGG TTACGGTAAATCCGCCTGTCCTCTGAATAAATACTCCCTCAACTACCGCCACCTAGAGGAGATGGCCCGTACCGTTCCGGAAGAGCAGACAGAAGAATTGGATAGCGGCACGAACGAAGTAGGAGGTCCGTCTGGAGACATGCAGACAAGGGTTCCCCCAGGGCCCAACCAGTGGACCACTGACAGTAACAAGAGGAGCTGCACGTGCGCGCCAGCTATTGGAGTAGATTTCCATCAAGTCTACAATAAGTACCGTAACCATCCGACTTCATACGATCATAAGAATCAT TACACCCGGCGCACCGCTCAAACTGCGAAACCCCAGTACCACGAAAGCATGTCGAGAAGGATTAGGCCGGCCAGCTGCATGGACGATCGCTACCAGCAGGAGCCCCCTGCCTTCGTACAGCAGGATCCCACTGTGACGACGCCGCTGAACGGGAAAGAGAAGAACCTTAAGGACGTTCTGATGAATCTGCACGATGATTTCGATGCTATGAATAA GAGATTTGAAACTCTTACAAATCAGGTAGCTTCCGGAGAGGCGTCAAAAGAGGCTACGGATGAGCTCCAAGAGCTGGAAGAGCAGCTCaataagaaagaagaagaaatcaccATCGTCATGAGTTTGTACAAGGAGGTGCTGGCCCTGAAACAACAAGTGAAGACGTTGACTAGAAGCAGTGCTGAAATCAACGCCTACAGACAGCCCAGACACGATGACTATAGTGCTAAACCTGCTAAGCACATCACCAAATTGTTGCAGCAGATTCAGC